In Besnoitia besnoiti strain Bb-Ger1 chromosome I, whole genome shotgun sequence, the genomic window GTATCTCGGAACGCGTGCAGCGTTGCACTACGCATTTGACGCTGGGTTTGCCCCAGTAGCTGCTTTGGGGTCTTTGACGGCGTTTCCGTTGGTCTGGGCGCCGGGTTTCTGGCCTTCCTTGTCTCGCTTCTGCCGCTCGATCAACTTGCGCAAAACTTTCTTCGCGTCACACTCAGGGAAGTCGTCAGGGTTATAGAAgtgcggcgcgagctcgatCAGCCAGTCGCCGCGAACTTGCGTAATGGTTCGAATGAAGTTTTTGCTCGTGAGCACGTACTCGTGGTAGATGACCCACTCAGGTTTGTGGTCGAGGACCGTGGAGGGATGCAGCGCAACAGTTTGGTTGTCTTTCACAGTCAGGTAGTGCCCAGACCTCTGCAGGTGAGCGACTTGCATGAAGTAGCCTGCAACCAACGCCTTTCGAATGTTGGTGTAGTACTCCTTGCTCGTGTACGGCGTGCTGTTGAGGGGAATCGACAGCCGCTCCATcgtgcgctgcagctgcgtgcggaCGTTCTTGGCGGAGGCCAGAGATCGCGGATTGAGGAAGTTGTCAAAACAGAACTGCCTCTCGAGATCGGGGCTGCCGCCCCCGTGCTGAATGTAGGCGTGGAAGACGTTCAGCAGCGTCAGGTGGTCGCCGTCTAGGTGAGAAAACCGCGCCTTGGCCGCGTCCGCTTCGCGGCTTCGATCCTTCGGCCGGAGAAACGTCAGGGGAACCGAAAGCATGGCGGCAATCGACAGCATCTCTTTACTGCATTCATACTTGGCGCTGTCAACGAGCGCCTTCGCCAGCTGGGGATCTAGAGGAAACTCAGCCATCGACTCTCCCTCCTGGGAaagctcgccttcgtcgtccaGCGCCCCCAAGTAGTTCAGCTGAATAGAGGCACAGCGAACAAACCAGCAAACACAGACATATAGAGGCTCCCCGAGCAGACTGGGAGCGGCTGACGCAGGCACCGACAGCACAGAGACGCCTACGTCAGCGAACAAACGTCGCCAGCCCTGactcccggcgccgcgcgacctcCGCACCCTTCGAGTCCGCCTTTCCACGTGGCTGACCCGCCCGCAGCACCGTGCACCGAAAGAGAAGGCTGGACGTTTCCTCCAGCGACATATACCGGTCCGCGGCCACGCTTGAATCGTCTTTTTCGTCTCTGTTTGAGAGCTACGAGACTCGTCTGGCTGCCAACAACGCGCATGCACTTTCGGTATGTCGCGGTGTttcctgcctctgctgctcgctggcggcgcaccTGTTCCAGAGCTCTCATGAGGGTttcgggggcgggggggtcCATGAAATCGAAGTGGACGAGATCGTCGATTCCGAGTTTCTTGAGTGTGATGACGACGCTGCCTAAGTTGCTTCGGAGGATCTCGGGGTAGGTCTGGTCGACTAGCTCCTGTTCAAAGGCTTTCTCGGTGTAGAGCCGAAAGCACTTGCCTGGCCGCGTTCGTCCGGCACGTCCTGCGCGCTGCTGTGCGCTGGCCTTGGAGATAGGGGAGACAAGAAGCGActccacacgcgcgcgcggattGTATACTTTTTGCTTCGAGAATCCCGGGTCGATGACGTAGACGATGCCGTCGATGGTGATAGAGGTCTCTGCGATGTTGGTGCTCACCACGCACTTCCGCCCAGGCTTGCCGCCCTCGTACTTGGGTCCTGGCGCCGGCTCGAAgatgcgctgctgcatcgccGGTGGCAGCGACGAGTAAAGAGGAACGACCATCAGTTCACCCGCGTCGGAgtgtctctgcgccagcttctcgagctcgcgcttcgtctgctcaatctcctcctctccggtCAAGAAGATCAACATGTCGCCAGGCGGCTCCGAAATGTGGATCTGAATCGCCGTCCTGATGCACGCCTCCAAGTAGTCCTTCTCCGGCTGCGGAGTGTAAAAGATCTCGACAGGATGCATGCGTCCCGGCACGTTGAGAATCGGCGCGTCGTCAAAGTACTGCTGAAACTTGCGCGCGTCCAGCGTCGCACTCATCACAACCATCTTGAGCGTCGGGCGGTTTTTGCATACTTCTTTCAAAAGGCCAAACAACACGTCCGTCGCCAATGTACGCTCGTGCGCTTCATCAAGCACCACCACGCTGTAGCGCTCCAAGAGCGGATCTGCCATGGCTTCGCGCAGAAGCATACCGTCGGTCATGTACTTCAAAATCGTCTGCGGAGAACTCTTGTCTTCGAAACGAATCGTATACCCTACCTGAAAACACACAGACCCGCAGGAAAGACACCTCCAACGCTGAGCCTGCGACAGCCACGACGAGAAAAGGCGGCTCGCAACTACGCCGCACAAAACGCACAATCGTCTTGAGCGTACCGCGGACAGCTACACCACATGCAGCTCAGTAGTGCCTCTACTCGTCTGCAGACTATTTCCATAAATGTATAaacaaatatacatatatatgtaccgaTATGTATAGTAGGTGGGCGTGTAGTCGTATACATTCGACTCCCCCTTTACGTTAACATACTCATATACATAAGTTTACCCTACTAAGCCATTACGTAGATAGCTAACTATGCATGCAGAGCCTGTTTCTCATTCTTGTCGGTCTTGTGTCCTTACCTCCTTCCCCAGTTCGACATCCATTTCGTCCGCGACACGCTGTGCGACACTCATGGCAGCGActcgcctcggctgcgtgcATGCGACGCATTTGCCTTCATGGAATCCAGCTTCGATGAGGAACTGCGTCATCTGGGTGGTTTTACCACTACCGGTTTCTCCAACGAGAATGACTGTGCGGTTGCGCTTGACAAGCTTCAAGAAGTTCTTCTTGGCGTTCCAGGCCGGGAGCTTCTTCCTGCCCTCCAGGATCTTGTGATACCTCTGCGAGTAGGGCGCGCCAGTGTACGGGTTGATGCCTTCAGGCACTTCGCCATTCGGGCCCCAGAAACCCACGGGCACAGAGGCCCCGGCCGGGGCCCCTGGAGCGGCGGAGAACCCCGAGACGGCTGCAGCGTTGCCATCGTAGGAAAAGTTTGACGGTCTCGTCAACCCCTGCTCAGAGACAGTCGGAGCGTCGGAGAAACCTGTGCGCCGCCGGGAGCAGTCTCCACGAGGGTCCTCATCAAAGCCTGTagcgccgagcgcgcgttTGGACCCCAAGTCCAGCTTAGGGGCTGGCGCGTTCATCGTTTCGCGGCTGTAGGAAGAGTGACGTGTGAAAgagtcggcgcggcgagagcgcccCGACCAAAGTCTACGAACGCGCGCGAAAGTCGCGCagccgagaaggcggagcggccgcagaaaGTGCAGGGGAAAGACGCTGGCTCAGCGCTGAGAACAGCAGTGGGGGTGAATGTCTCGCCCACGCGATGTCCgaacggcgcaggcgcgagagactggcgacgaaccgaggcggcgaagcagcggcgcgcgatgCGACGTCGCGAGACGGGCAAGTGAGAAACAGGCAGAGTAGAAAGGCAGACGTGCAAGGCGGGATGACAAACGAAAATACGCAGTGTGCGGTTCTCAACGAGGAGAGCCTTTGTAAAAAGAAAACGACACTGGAAAGCAATACGGGAAAAACCTCGGGGCGCGCAGCATTggacagcggcgccagcacATGTACACCGGCTAtgggaagaggaagaaacgaaCGAGGGCGAAAAAAAATCGGGAATTATGACAGAGAGCATGGAGCGGAACGAGAACAAATAAGGGGCTCTTCAGTCTCTCGGGGCCACGGAATATCTGCTAGATCCTCCGATGGGAAATCGCGCCCTCCACAAGttcggcggcagcagcaacgCTCTCTGGAGAGTTCAGCCACGCGGCAATTGAGAAGATGCGTGGCTTCtttcctctgccttctctgaGGAAAAAGTCTGCGACAGCCGCCTCGGTTCCTTTTCCCCTCTTCTCTCGAGTTCCTCGATgtccacgcatgcatgcgattgaagacgagcgcgccctcgcgccttccgcggttGATGTTGCGGCAGCGCCCTTCTGCGCCGGCAtagcgcgcaggccgcgtcctcctccgcctccggagAACTGGTCAACTTGCGTTCCATctttgtcttcttccgcaCGGTACACAGGGGGAACGAGTCCCAGACTGCACGGACATATGCCGGGGAGGCAGTCAGGTTGgtaaagagagaaaaagaggtcGATGGGATGATCGCGTGGCGCTTCGGGTCGTCGCGAGCAGCGTGtagagcagcagcagcccgcTGCCAACACGTACGCACTCGCCACGCATTGCTCTAGACCGCGCTTCCATAGAGTCCACAGAGCCTGGCAACCAGGGATCTCGGTCACTTCACGACGGGGCGGGGGACTCTGCTGCAGGGGCTTTTTGGCTACGACCTCGTgggggcggggagggcgcCGTGGCTGTTCAAAGGCCTGCCTAGCGCCAACTCAGTTGCCGGCACTTTGGGGTGCCCTAAGTGCTGGGGTGCAGTCAGAACACAGCTTTTGGGTGTATATGTTGTACTCTCTAGTCACGCAAACGCCGACTGCACATCCTTTCCGTCATTGAGCCTTCAATCACCAACAGATGCTGCTTTCTGCTGTGCGCCCCTCTGGCTCAGAATTCGCGAGTCTGAATTTCGCCCGTTAGCTGTCCAGTACGAAAGAACGCTGCGCGTCTAGCCTCGCTTGAACAGGAAGATACTGCCTCTACTTTATTTTCTGGCGAatatatactacgagtttGACCACTGGTTACCAAGGAAATGGTAACTGCTGGAGTGGCTAGAGGCACATCACACTGCCCTGCGCACCAGCGCCGGACGAGAATGCGAAAAGAGTAGGTTTCTGCTCCTCTGCAAACCTAGTCCCACAACGCACAAAAGCCCAGATAGTCAGGTCCCGGGATCTCTCCATATCACGTGATGGTTCTGAAGTGCTTCGCGATGGACGGATTGGTACAGTCTTCTGCGGTGGATCTGGCATTTGCGGTGACCTGAACCGCAGGAGGTGGTTCAGAACGGAGTCTCAGAGGACCACACCTCTCAGCGCGTCGTGATGAGTGGCGCGTCCACTGCTTGGCGGCTGTGAAAAGCATTCATGGATTCTTTGTCATCACCGCTAGTTTCGAGAGCCCAACTCTTGTGGTATATCTGCTTTACGCCATTCTTTGCCCAGCTCTGCAGCTTTGCGTCCAGTTCTTGATCGCTCGCATGGCAAGCACTGACCCTGACACCCAGGTGGGCATCGACTCTCTGAATTTTGTGCTTTTCCCTCCCTCAGTGCACTGCCATGAGCTTTCTGCAGAGACGGCCAAATTTTCCTCTGAATGGGATAAGGGAAGAGCCACGACTCGCGTAGACTCCTGCAGTCCCAAAATGGCGACTCGCAGCCCGGCGTCGGGTGCGCATGGCATCCGAAGCCTGGTGGTGGGAGGCATCCACAACAAGGGGCTTGCGCCGTTGTCTCGCGGAGAGTCTCTTAATTCGCCGATGACTCATCCGCAGCAAacgctgccgctctctcccgGAGCATCTAACAGATCGGTTTCTCTCGTTTACTTGTTTGTTGCGCAAAGCGAACTTCTCTTTGCCTGCAAAGACTACCGGTCATGTTTTCCTGCGCCCTGGCAACGCCGGCAGAGTCACCGTTGTCTCGTGTTCTGTCTCCTGTCCTGCGAAGGAGGCCTCGGCACGAACTTTGTTTGCCCAGAGTCTGCTCTCGCCGCTAACATTCACTCATATCCGTGTTTTTCATTTCACGCGTTTGCATGATTATTGTTTCCGTGTGTTCCTTCTTTTCCCCCTCCTGCTTCACAAGACAGCACAGGACAGGAGAAAGCGGACCTTCGCTCGGCGACCTGTGCTGACTTCGTTTCCGCTGTGTCTGCGGAAGCTGTCCGAACGCAAAGCAATAGATGCACACCATCGAACGGCTCCTGAATTTCGTTCTCTCCTCTTGTTTCCATACACACAATGGTTCCAGCTTGTTCCTCGTCTCGGTGGGGCTCCACTTTGTGGACTCTCTCTGTCTGGATTTTCGTGTCCCTCGCACCCGTCTCGCGCAGTGTCGGCCCGGTCACAGTTCCGACTCTGGTGGAGGCGTTTCGTGCGTTTGccccgtcctcctcctcgctcgttTCGAATATCTCCCACGCCACCGAACCTCGCTCGACAGCGCGTTCTTCTGGTTCGCCGCAGGCAACCGTTGTGCGCATGACGAGGTGTATAAATTcctcccccgcgcgcggccgcggccgttTGCAGAATCGCGTGCTCGATAGCTCAGAGTCGTCCCTGTGGGCTGCTCGCCGAGGCTTCGTTGGTGGAAACTGGAAGTGCAACGGCACAACAGAGAAGACCGCAGAAATTGTCGACATGCTGAATTCATCCGCAGTCTCCCTTCACCAAGTAGAAGTACGTACAGCACACAcgcggcgcgcttcgccagGAAACGGCACTCTTGACTGTAGACGACTTCCGTCGTATCTGTGCCGATGGCATCTACGGGGGCGCACGAATGAGTGCGTGAAATCGCGAAATGCCCTATATGTACGCCTGGACTTCGTTACGTAGTTGCGCGAGGCCTTGAGAGTTTCGCTCAGGGTGAgttgcgcgcgcgcggcgcttccttTCTTCATCTCCCTCCTACATAGGAAGTGGCTTTTTTTGCCCTGACGTTGTCGAGGTATCATTTAGCCGCTGATGTGCTTTTTGCCCTGTCTCAAGGTTCGCCGAAATCCATTTTCTCTTCTTTGAGCTTGTGCCTGTCCTCAGGTGGTTGTCGCGCCTCCCAGCCTTTTCATTTCGCAAGTCCAAGAAACTCTGAAAAACCCTGGGGTGCAAGTCGCCGCTCAGGATTCTTCCACGCAACAAGGTTATGGCGCCTTCACCGGAGAGTTGTCGCCGAAGATGATCAAGGTGCGAGAGATCCAGCTATAtgcggccgcgcagaaacACATGCATGCTCGCATCAGACTTACGCGTGTATTGATGTGCTGACGAACCCGTAGCGCATTCTGCGCACGGGGTGGTGACGCGCGAGGCCAGTGCCAAGTCACCCTATCTACTGGCAACGCTCAATAACTGCGTTATGCTTGATCTGCCAATCGTGAGCGGGTCCTGCAGCGCCCATCCTGCATTCAAGTGCGTCTGTCTGATACGTTTTGAGAATCGTGAGTATCGCGTTTGCGCGTTGGAATAAAACTCCagtccgcgcgaggcgaggaacgTGGATCAGCCTCATTGGCaggcctgcgcctctttgAGGCTTTCACGGGGGCTGGGCGTGGGAGTGAAGCTCGTTCTGTGATGTGTCCCCTGACTCTGCTTGCTgtcgcgagaggagagataAAGCGTGCGTGCGCACATGGAAATCagggcggcgctcgcgcctcacCCGCGTTCTAGGGCTGTCTGTGTGTGGTCGTCCGGTAATTGCCGCAGGAGAAAAACGTTCCGTGGGTGGTGCTCGGCCacagcgagcgccgcgcaggcttTGGCGGCCAGCCGGTGAGTGGCGCTGTCTGCGTGGGAGGCACGGAAGCCGCCACGAAGCCAATGATGGCGCTACGTAGACACGGGACAGAGTCCCCGGCGCGAGGACCAACATAGCCCTGCAGTGTGTGCGCCTCAGagtcttccagcttccaagcaaacatgattaccgtgatattgaaatccaacacttttagctgttCCGTGCCCCACCCTCGAACCAGCGAAGGGCCTCACAGAGagcagcgacagagaggaTGTTGCGTCAGCCtccgcagggggggggggggggaatgGAGGGCTGTCGCCACAGGTGTGCCTCTGAAGCAACGACGCTCAAGCGCCTGTCgggctgcgtgtgtgtgccaGGGGGAGTCAAACGAGGTTGTGGCGAGGAAGGTTCGAGCTGCGCTGGACGAAGGCCTCAAAGTCATTCTGTGTGTGGGTAAGTCCTTACGCATCCAAGCGTCCATAGATGTCTCAGAGATCCGCGTGCACTCTCGCGACGGCCGGAGAGCTAACCTCTTTGATGCGATTCGCGACGGGGAATGTAGCCCACAACCCGGAGACACTCGGGCCAGCACGTGCGTCCGCGTTCGTTTCAGATTCAGTTTGCATGGTGCCTACCGTGTGGCATCCGGTTcctgcaggcgagacgcTAGAGCAGCGtgagagcggcgcgacgcagaatGTTCTGAGCGAGCAGCTCGAGGTGAGATAAGCGCACGGAGGCCACATAGAACCGGCTACCTTGTCGGCGGGGTCTAGGCGGCTATGCTCGCGTGGctctcgcgtcgctggcTGGGCGACGTGTTTTCTTTCGGCTCCTTCAAGTTCCCTCGTGTCACTACAGGGGCCGTGCGTAGCGCTGGGTCTCACGCCTGAAGGCACCTGCACGGGCTGCTTTTGATTCGCGTCTTCGATTCGGCAGGCCGTGCGAAAGGTGATGCCGAACGACACGGAGTGGCAGTCAATCGTCATCGCCTATGAGCCCGTGTGGGCCATCGGGACCGGCAAGACCGCCACCCCGGCCTTGGCGCAAGACACGCATCGGGGTGAGAAGCCTTGAGAGCCGCGCCTGCTCTCCGGCAGACTCCGGAGTTGGCTGTGCTCGCGGAGCTCGTTCAGATTCCACGCTGCAGTGCACTGATTCACGGCCACGCGTGTGATGAGTGTCTTCTGGTTTCATCGGTCTGTGTGGCCGGTGCTCCGCGTTCGGGTTCCTATTGGCAGGCAAGGAGCACGAGGCCCCGGTTTTCAGCGGGCGTCCCCTTTTGAAAGTGCGTTAACAGTGCACCTGTTTTTACTTCATATCCCGACAACAAGTGTGCAATTTGATACATGTAATGTCTATATCGATGAGTGTattaatatatatatatatatgtatccgcgcgggcgcgggccgcttcatcgtcgccgcgcagagagttTTCGGGTTGTTCCCTCGCAGTTGGAGTCAAGTGCCGTCGGCTGCGTGGCGTGCATGTTTTCAGATATTCGTCGCTGGCTAGCTAGATCGGTGTCTCCGGAGGTGGCTGAGAAGGTCCGCCTGATCTACGGCGGATCTGTCAAGGGAGGCAACGCCAAGGTAGGTTTCGCCGTTAAGAGACAGGGCCTCACGGTCGCAGATTGGGCCAGCGACATTGTCTGCTACATGCTTTTTTGCAACGCCAGACAGGGAGGTAGAAAAGCGCGGGCGTTGACCGGCGCGTTGTCGTCAGTGTCAAGGTGTCCGTGGTTCGTGTATGCAAATTCTCGAAAGAAACACTGCGTTGTCCTTAGCGTGACTGCATGCTCTTGGTATCCACCCGACATGCCGCGAGTGCCCTATTCATACTGGCGTCTCACCACGTAGCTCACCGAAGCCactaaaatatatatatacgtatatgtatgtacttCTGTATACACTGGTAGATGTCTGCCTGTCTGCCTGCGGCTAGGCGCACCTGAACATAGGCCAGGCAACGGGGTTCGTTAGGTTTCGGTGCCGCTACGTATGCGACGTACTTGACGGGCTGGCGTGATACATGTATGTAGCGTGGTGCTGTCCCCACAAGCGAGTGTCAGCGTCCACGCTACTGAATGTGTTGGTGTAGGTATTGCCAGCATATCTGTGTGAGACCGGTGCATCTCTACCTGGCAGTGCTTCCCCTCAGGGTGAGAGTCGTTCCGTGTGTTTTTGCAATTGCGTGCCAGGAGCTCTTTGCTGGAGAGGACGTCGACGGCTTCCttgtcggcggcgcgtctctgaCCGGCGATTTCAGCACTATCATCGACGCTGCGAAAACAGACCTTTGAGTGTACACCTCTCCGCCGGCCAAGTGTTTCTACATGTATATTGGTAGAAAACTCTTGTTTCCCTATTCTAGTTCTTATAGATTGTCTGGAGATGC contains:
- a CDS encoding triose-phosphate isomerase TPI-II (encoded by transcript BESB_008270), whose amino-acid sequence is MVPACSSSRWGSTLWTLSVWIFVSLAPVSRSVGPVTVPTLVEAFRAFAPSSSSLVSNISHATEPRSTARSSGSPQATVVRMTRCINSSPARGRGRLQNRVLDSSESSLWAARRGFVGGNWKCNGTTEKTAEIVDMLNSSAVSLHQVEVVVAPPSLFISQVQETLKNPGVQVAAQDSSTQQGYGAFTGELSPKMIKEKNVPWVVLGHSERRAGFGGQPGESNEVVARKVRAALDEGLKVILCVGETLEQRESGATQNVLSEQLEAVRKVMPNDTEWQSIVIAYEPVWAIGTGKTATPALAQDTHRDIRRWLARSVSPEVAEKVRLIYGGSVKGGNAKELFAGEDVDGFLVGGASLTGDFSTIIDAAKTDL
- a CDS encoding ATP-dependent RNA helicase (encoded by transcript BESB_008260), with product MNAPAPKLDLGSKRALGATGFDEDPRGDCSRRRTGFSDAPTVSEQGLTRPSNFSYDGNAAAVSGFSAAPGAPAGASVPVGFWGPNGEVPEGINPYTGAPYSQRYHKILEGRKKLPAWNAKKNFLKLVKRNRTVILVGETGSGKTTQMTQFLIEAGFHEGKCVACTQPRRVAAMSVAQRVADEMDVELGKEVGYTIRFEDKSSPQTILKYMTDGMLLREAMADPLLERYSVVVLDEAHERTLATDVLFGLLKEVCKNRPTLKMVVMSATLDARKFQQYFDDAPILNVPGRMHPVEIFYTPQPEKDYLEACIRTAIQIHISEPPGDMLIFLTGEEEIEQTKRELEKLAQRHSDAGELMVVPLYSSLPPAMQQRIFEPAPGPKYEGGKPGRKCVVSTNIAETSITIDGIVYVIDPGFSKQKVYNPRARVESLLVSPISKASAQQRAGRAGRTRPGKCFRLYTEKAFEQELVDQTYPEILRSNLGSVVITLKKLGIDDLVHFDFMDPPAPETLMRALEQLNYLGALDDEGELSQEGESMAEFPLDPQLAKALVDSAKYECSKEMLSIAAMLSVPLTFLRPKDRSREADAAKARFSHLDGDHLTLLNVFHAYIQHGGGSPDLERQFCFDNFLNPRSLASAKNVRTQLQRTMERLSIPLNSTPYTSKEYYTNIRKALVAGYFMQVAHLQRSGHYLTVKDNQTVALHPSTVLDHKPEWVIYHEYVLTSKNFIRTITQVRGDWLIELAPHFYNPDDFPECDAKKVLRKLIERQKRDKEGQKPGAQTNGNAVKDPKAATGANPASNA